Genomic segment of Streptomyces longhuiensis:
GCTGACCTTGATGTCGCGGACCTTCTCCACTTCGAGGACCCACCGTGAGGTCATCCAGGCCCAGGGGCACAGGGGGTCGAACCAGAAGTCGACGGGGGTCTTCTCGGACATGGTTCTCCTCATGTATTCCGTGGCGTTGACTCTCCTCGCCAACGCACCGCACCGGCGTCCCATTCCCCGGTGTCCGCGGTCAGGAGCACATGGCAGGATCGGTCCTGTTCGCACCACAAGTGCAGCCAGTCGAGTCACAAGGGAGTGCCGCCCGTGCCCGGAGAGAATCTTTCCCGCGACGAGGCCCGCGAGCGGGCGGGCCTGCTGTCCGTCGACGGGTACGAGGTCCAGCTCGACCTGCGGTCCGCGGTCGGCGAGACCGAGGGCGAGGGTCCCCGGACGTTCCGCTCGGTGACCACGATCCGGTTCCGGGCCACCGAGCCCGGCGCCGCCACCTTCGTGGACCTGATCGCGCCGTCCGTGAACGCGGTGACGCTGAACGGCGAGGACCTCGACACGGCGGCCGTCTTCGACGGCACCCGGATCGCGCTCGACGGCCTGGCCGCGGAGAACGAGCTGGTGGTCGACGCCCAGTGCGCCTACAGCCGCACCGGCGAGGGCATGCACCGCTTCGTCGACCCCGAGGACGGCGAGGTCTATCTCTACACGCAGTACGAGCCCGCCGACTCGCGGCGCGTCCACGCCAACTTCGAGCAGCCCGACCTCAAGGCGCCCTACCGCTTCAGCGTGCAGGCCCCCGAGGGCTGGACGGTCTGGTCGAACGGGGTGGGTGAACTCGCGGACGGTGTATGGAGGTTCGCCGAGACGAAGCCGATCTCGACGTACATCACGGCGATCGTCGCGGGCCCGTACCACTATGTGACGGACTCCTACGAGCGCGTCTTCGAGGACGGTACGAAGCTGGAGATCCCGCTCGGCGCGATGTGCCGCAAGGGGCTCGCGAAGCACTTCGACGCGGACGACGTGTTCCTGGTGACGAAGCAGGGGCTCGACTTCTTCCACGACCACTTCGACTACCCGTACCCCTTCGGGAAGTACGACCAGGCGTTCGTGCCGGAGTACAACCTCGGCGCGATGGAGAACCCGGGCTGTGTCACGTTCCGCGAGGAGTTCATCTTCCGCGGCAAGGTGACGCAGGCGTCGTACGAGCGGCGCGCGAACGTCATCCTGCACGAGATGGCGCACATGTGGTTCGGCGACCTCGTGACCATGCAGTGGTGGGACGACCTGTGGCTCAAGGAGTCCTTCGCGGACTTCATGGGGACGTTCTCGATGGTCGAGGCGACGCGCTTCACCAACGGCTGGATCACCTTCGCCAACAACCGCAAGGCGTGGGCGTACCGCGCCGACCAGCTGCCCTCCACGCACCCGGTCACGGCCGACATCCGCGACCTGGAGGACGCCAAGCTCAACTTCGACGGGATCACGTACGCGAAGGGCGCGAGCGTCCTGAAGCAGCTCGTCGCCTACGCGGGGCGCGAGGCGTTCCTCGAAGGGGCCCGGCGCTACTTCAAGCGGAACGCGTACGGGAACACGCAGCTCGGCGATCTGCTGTCCGTCCTGGAGGAGACCAGCGGGCGCGACATGGCCACGTGGTCGCGGGCGTGGCTGCAGACGGCGGGCGTCAACTCCCTCACCCCGCAGGTGACGTTGAGCGCCGACGGGCACATCACCGAGCTGGCCGTCGTCCAGGAGGCCGCCGAGTCCCACCCCACGCTGCGGCCGCACCGCGTCGCCGTGGGCCTCTACCGGCGCGACGGCGCGGGCGGGGCGCTCGTGCGGTACGCGCGCGCCGAGGTCGACGTGGACGGGCCGCGGACCGTGGTGGACGAGCTGGCCGGCGCCGAGGCGCCCGAGCTGGTCCTCGTCAACGACGACGACCTCACGTACTGCAAGATCCGCTTCGACGAGAACTCGCTGGCCACCCTCCGTGAGCACCTCGGCGACATCACGGACCCGCTGGCGCGCGCCCTGTGCTGGTCGGCGCTGTGGAGCCTGACGCGGGACGGGCTCATGCCCGCGCGCGACTTCATCGGCCTCGTGCTGCGGTTCGCCGGGCGCGAGAGCGACATCGGCGTCCTCCAGATGCTGCACACCTGGGCGAACTCGGCGGTCACGCACTACGCGTCGCCCGAGTGGCGCGCCGAGGGCAGCCGGCAGCTCGCCGAGGGCGCGCTGCGGGAGCTGCGGTTCGCCGAGCCGGCCAGCCAGAACCAGCTGACGTGGGCGCGGTTCTTCGCCTCCGTCGCCTCCGCCGAGGCCGACCTCCAGCTGCTGCGCGGCCTGCTCGAAGGCACCGCGAAGATCGACGGGCTCGATGTCGACCAGGAGCTGCGCTGGTCGTTCGTGAACGCGCTCGCCTCCACGGGCGAGGCCGACGAGTCGGTGATCGACGCGGAGCTGGCGCGTGACGACACCGCGTCCGGCAAGCGGCATCAGGTGCGCTGCCTCGCGGCGCGCCCGTCCGCGGCGGTGAAGGCGCAGGCCTGGGCGCAGGTCGTCGAGTCGGACGCGCTGTCGAACGCGCTGGTCGAGGCGACCATCGCGGGCTTCCAGCAGCCGGCGCAGCGCGAGCTGACGGCGCCGTACGCGGAGCGGTACTTCGCGGCGATCGAGCGCGTCTGGGAGGAGCGGTCCATCCAGATCGGCATGGACGTGGTGAGGGGGCTGTTCCCCTCGCTCCAGGACTCGCAGGGCACGCTCGACGCGACCGACGCGTGGCTGGCGGCGCACGAGGACTCGGCGCCCGCGCTGCGCCGTCTCGTCCTCGAGGCGCGTGACGACCTGGCCCGTGCCCTGCGCGCGCAGGCGTGCGACGCGGCAGCCGGGATCTAGCCCCGAGAGACACAACAGGGCGGCTACGGCCGGGAGTTACCGAACGCGGGCACTTCCGGCCGTAACCCGTCGCCCCGCCTGCCCTTCTCGGCAGTCGAACGTCCGTACTTTAGGGCAGGCTTGTCCCTCTTTGTCGACGGGCGTGTAACAGCGGTTAGGGGCCGGGCCGGCGCCGGGAATGGCCAGGTCATGAACCACAACACCCCGCTGTCCCCCCGCCCCCTCCAGCACCTCGACGACTGCCGTCAGCGCGTGCTGAGCGCCGCCCAGCTCAAGGCGCACGGGGTCAACTCCGCGGCCCTGAACGAGCAGTGCCGGCCGGACGGCCCCTGGCAGCAGCTCCTGCCCGGCGTGTATCTGCTCCACCCCGGCCTGCCCACCGCCGACGAGCGGCTGCACGCGGTCCTCCTGTACGCGGGCCGTCCCCAGACCCGTACCGCTGTCGCCGTGCCCACGCAGACCACCCCCGACGAGCCACACCCCCCACAGGCCGCGCCCCACGTCCCGTACGCCAACGCGATGGTCACGGGGCTCGCCGCACTGGCCCTGCACCGTTTCGTGTCCGTTCCGCCGCTGCTCTCCCTCGACCGGATCGACGTCATGGTGCCGCGCACACGGCGGCTGCGCTCGACCGGTCTCGCCCGGCTCGTGCGCAGTCACGGGATGCCCACGCCGCAGCGGATCGCGGGGGTGCCGGTGGCGCCGGTGCCGCGCGCCCTCGCGGACGCCGTCGCCCAGCTCGACGACGCGGGCGCGGTGCGGCGCCTGCTCACCGAGGCCGTCCGTGGCGGCCACTGCGAACCCGCCGCCGTGGTACGGGAGTTGAACCAGGCCAGGCTTCTCACCCGCCCACACGTCATCGACGCCGTGGACTCGCTGCTCGCCGAGGGGCGCGCCATCGCCGAGGACCGGCTGTACGAGATGGTGCGCGAGTACGGCCTGCCCGACCCGCTGTGGAACGTGGACCTGCGCCTGCCCGGCGGGCCGCACCTCGGCGGTGTCGACGCGTACTGGCCCGACCAGGCCGTCGCCGTGGAGCTGGACACGCGGGCACCCCGGCACGGGCTGCGCCCGGAGCTCCAGGAGGAGAGCGACGGCCTGGAGTGGGCCGAGTACGCCCGCAAGCGCGAGCACCTGGAGCGCCTCGGCATCACCGTCGTCCACATCACGCCGCGCAAGCTGCGCGAGTCCCTCGAACAGCAGGCGACGGTCGTAAGGACCGCGCTGATGGCGTCCGTGGACCGGGAACCGGCGGCGTACGTGATGGTGCTGCCGCACTGAGCGCACCGCCGACCCCAAGCCGCCCGACTACTCGATGTCTGCGGCTACTTCGGGCAGAACTCGGCCTCGATGACAGCCTGGCTGTCGCCCGTCCAGTCGCCGTTGAAGTTGAACGAGAGGGTGTGACGGCCGTCGGGCGTGGTCACGGAGTCCGTGCTGGAGCCGTGGATGCCGCCGCTGTGGCCCCAGATCTCCTTGCCGCAGCTGAGCTTCTGCCGCATGAGGGCGAGTCCGTAGCCGAGGCCCGGCTCGTCCTTCGAGACGGGGACGGTCTTCTTCATCTCGGCGAGCTGTGCGGCGGGCAGCAGCCGGCCGCGCAGGAGCGCCGAGTAGAAGCGGTTCAGGTCAGCCGAGTCGGAGACCATCTCGCCGGCCGACGAGGCGATGGTCGGGTTGAGTTCGGTGACGTCGTACGTCTTCTTGTCCGGGTCGTCGGGGAACTTGCTGTAGGCGCGGCCCGCCGGGCGCGGCACGGTGACGGCGGTGCCGGGCAGGCTGGTGGCGCGCAGATGGAGGGGCTCGATGATGCGGTGGCGGATCTCGTCGGCGTAGGAGTGTCCGGTGACCTTCTTCACTACCATGCCGGCCAGCACGTAGTTGGTGTTGGAGTAGTTCCAGGACGTGCCGGGCGCGAAGTCGGGCTCGTGGGCCATGGCGACCGACACGAGCTTGCCGGGTGCCCAGGTGTCGTAGCGGTGCTTCAGGAAGCCGTCGCGCCCGAAGACGGTCTGCTGGAAGTCCTTGTCCGCCGTGTAGTTGTAGATGCCGCTGGTGTGGTTGAGGAGCTGGCGGACGGTGATCTTCCGGCCGTCGTGGCCGTGTCCGGTGACGACGCCGGGCAGCCAGTGGTCGACGGTGTCGTCCAGGCTCAGCCTGCCCTCGGCCTCCAGCTGGAGGAGGACGGTCGCGACGAACGTCTTGGTGATGCTGCCGACACGATAGCGGTCCCGGTCGCCGCGCGGAGTCGTCGTCCGCAGGTCACCGAGGCCCGAAGTGCCCTTCCAGGTTCCGTACTTGTCCGTCGCCTGCCCCGTCACCCCGGGCACGCCCGCCGCGACCGCGGCGTCCATGGCCTGCCGCGTCGCCCGGTGTCCGTCCTTGGCCGGCGCGTCGGCGAGAGCGGGGGTCGCGAGCGCCCCCGCCGTCACCGACACCACTACGGCCACACCCACCAGGCCGGTACGCACTGACATCCCGTGTCTCCTTCGCCGATGTTCGACAGCTGTGTGCTGCGGTCGACCTGGGGGACTCAGGGGTCACGGGAAGGGGTTGAGGGCCGAGATCGGGTTGGGCGGGATCAAGCCGATCCAAGACTTGGCGTCTCAGGCCTGGCGTCTCACCCCTCGCGTCTCAGGCCTTGCGCAGAACGAGTTCCGTGTTGCGGTCCCCGGGGGTGCCGGAGAGGGTGGCGCGGGATCCGGGGGCGTTGAAGGAGAGTTCGCGGTAGAGGGCCGCGAGGCCGGTCTGGGTGAGGTCGGTGAAGTCGGTGCGGTGCGGGGCCGCGGACTCGATGAGCGTGGTGAACAGCGAGACCGTGCCGTCGTGGTTGTCGGTGATCTCGATGACGCGGGCCAGCTGCGGGAAGTCGACGTGCGACGCCGTCGAGATCTCCCAGAAGGAGCGGCCTTCGGGGCCCGCGTGCGGAGTGATGTCGTTCTTGTGGCTGTGGCCGTTGACCCAGGCCAGGACGTCGCCGTGACGGCCGAGGAGCGCGAGGAGCTCGTCGCCGCCGTGCCGGGCCTCACCGGGGTGGTGCGGGTCCTGACGGAGGTTGCGCATGGTCTTGCTGGTGTGGTGGCTGAAGACGAGGACGTGGGAGCCCCCGTTCTTCTCGTTGTCCTTGAGTGTGCGCTCCAGCCAGTGCAGCTGGGCCGTGCCGACGGAGCCCTCGTAGTGGCCGCCCGGGTCCGTCGTGTCGAGGCTGATGCCGAGGATGTCGTCCGAGACGCGGAAGGCGTAGTACTGGGTGCCGGCGTCGACGTTGGCCTGCGTGTAGCCGTGGCCGTGCGGGCCCGGGCCCGTGTGCGCGGGGTCGAGGTGGGCCTTGAGGTACTCGGCCGGGGTGAAGGGGGCGCGGGACTCGTCCGGAGTGACCGAACGCATGTGGCGGGCCTGGGACTTGAGGAGGTCCTTGAAGGCCTGGCCCTTGGGGTCGCCGCCCTTCTTGACGTTGTCCCAGATCGCCTTGCCGGCCGAGTCCGGCAGCTCCATCAGCTTCCGCCCGCCGACCGCGAAGTCGGCGAAGAAGGAGTCGCCGGGCGCGTAGCAGCCGCCGGGCAGCGCATCGTGGTTGCCGACGGTCGAGTACCAGGGCAGGTTGAGCCCCGGGCTGCGCAGCTCACCGATCGCGGCGTCCAGGAAGCCGTGGATGCGGGGGAAGCCGAGCTGCTTGTCGGCGTCGCGCAGGGCGGCGTCCGGGTGCCAGTACAGCTTGAGGCCGCTGTCCTGCACGCCTTCGTAGCGGCGCGGGTCGCCGGTGTTCGGGGTGATGCGCCCGCCGCTCATCGCCTTCAGGAACCAGTCCAGCTCCGACTTGGCGTTGTTGTCGGTGTTGTCGCCGGTCGTCATGACGAAGTGCAGGGGCGACGCGGTGACGGGAGCCCCGCGCAGCGCGTTGACCCGCTCCACGAGGGAGACCGCCCCGGCTACCGAGAGGGACTCCTGGGGGCGCCAGGCGCTGGCGGTCTGGGAGCGCAGGTACTCGTAGCGCAGCGGGTGCTGTACGTCGACCAGGTGCAGGTCGGTGAACTGGACGAACGCGGCGAGCGCGGTGCGCCGTCCCTCGCGCCCCGACTTGGCGGACGCGAGGTCGCCGCGGACGACGCGCTGCCAGGCCGGGCCGTCGCCGAGGCGCCGGTAGCCCGCGCCGGCCGGAGCGGCGGCGACGGATCCGAGGGTGGTGCCGCGCGTGTAGGGCGCGAGCGCGGCGGCGGGGGCCCGGCGGGAGACGGCCGCCGGGACGGGACCCTGTACGGGAGGCGCCGCGGGGCCCGCGACGGCGCTGCCCGTGCCGGGGCCGAGTGCGTAGCCGATCCCGGCCGTCAGGGAGACGGCTCCGGACGCGGCGAGGAAGGTGCGGCGGTCGAGCGCCGAGGCGATGGAGGCGGCCTTGGCGGCGGTGGCGGATGCAGCGGTGTCGGCGACAGAGCGTATGCGCGGCATGGCGCGGTCTCCCCGAGTGCGAACGCGTCGGCAGTGGTCGCGGGGCGCTCGCCGTGGCAGAACTACCCGCTCGTACTGGATCGTTGACATCGGGGATGACCTGCGCGTTAACGAGGCCGCAACGGGCAGCGCCGATCACGCCACGTGGATCACCGGCCACCCTGCGCGGTCACGCACGCCTCGTGTGCCGTAGAGGAGCCGGTCACTCCGTGTTCACTTCTCGGGGAAGAGGTGGCCCGACGTGGGCCTGTCGCGCCACAGTTCGAGGCCCGCGTCGACGAGTTCGACGCGGGCGAGGCGGGGCACGTCGTCGAGGGTGTGCCAGGCGGCCATGTCGGTGGAGCCGTTCACCTCGTGGCGCAGTTCGCCGCCGGTGACGCGGCCCTCGTAGACGAGGCGCAGTCCGTGGAAGTCGGCGACGGCGCCCAGTTTGCGCGGGTAGCGGCGCAGGACGGAGTGGACGCCGAGCAGGGTGACGGGCTCGACCGCGTAGCCGGTCTCCTCGTCGAGTTCGCGGATCACGGTGTCGTACGGGTCCTCGCCGTGGTCCATGCCGCCTCCCGGCAGCGTCCAGCGTCTGGTGCCGTCGCCGGCCACCCAGCGGGCGAGCAGCACCTGCCCGTCCCGTACGCAGACTGCGTAGGCCGCGACCCTCAGTTCCGTGTGCACACGGTGACGTTATGCGGTCCGCGGCGGGTCGGGGCGGTGAATGTGCGGGTCGGTGACGCGGCAGGCGGGACTCCTTGCGGGGCGCGCTCACCGTGCCCGGCTGTACGCGTTTCCCTGTATGCACCACTTTGTCCGCGATGGCGTATGGCGGAAGTACGCCATGACCTGATCACGTCACGGGCAACTCTCCCCAAACAGGCGTCACTTACGTAAAGCTGACCGGTCATCCGGCACCGAATTCCGGACCCTTTCCGACCTTTACGTACAGGGATGCTGATGACCCTCGATCCCCAGCGCGCACCGATATCCGGAGCGAGACGGGCGGCCCGGCTCGCGGCCGCCGCCGGCCTCGTCGCAGCGCTCACCGCCGCCGGGCCGATACCCCTGGCCTACTCCGCGGCCGCGGACACCACTCCGTCGACCGACGCACCCGTCAAGTCGGCCGGTGACAAGCTCGGTTCGTCCGACGCACAGCTCCTCGACCAGGCCGAGGCGGCCGGCGACAAGAACGTGACCATGATGATCGCGACCGCCCCCGGCGCGACCGAGCAGGTCGCGCACCAGCTCGACGCGGTCAAGGGCGGCTCGGTCGGCCGGACCTACGACAAGC
This window contains:
- a CDS encoding serine hydrolase domain-containing protein, producing the protein MSVRTGLVGVAVVVSVTAGALATPALADAPAKDGHRATRQAMDAAVAAGVPGVTGQATDKYGTWKGTSGLGDLRTTTPRGDRDRYRVGSITKTFVATVLLQLEAEGRLSLDDTVDHWLPGVVTGHGHDGRKITVRQLLNHTSGIYNYTADKDFQQTVFGRDGFLKHRYDTWAPGKLVSVAMAHEPDFAPGTSWNYSNTNYVLAGMVVKKVTGHSYADEIRHRIIEPLHLRATSLPGTAVTVPRPAGRAYSKFPDDPDKKTYDVTELNPTIASSAGEMVSDSADLNRFYSALLRGRLLPAAQLAEMKKTVPVSKDEPGLGYGLALMRQKLSCGKEIWGHSGGIHGSSTDSVTTPDGRHTLSFNFNGDWTGDSQAVIEAEFCPK
- a CDS encoding TIGR03767 family metallophosphoesterase, yielding MPRIRSVADTAASATAAKAASIASALDRRTFLAASGAVSLTAGIGYALGPGTGSAVAGPAAPPVQGPVPAAVSRRAPAAALAPYTRGTTLGSVAAAPAGAGYRRLGDGPAWQRVVRGDLASAKSGREGRRTALAAFVQFTDLHLVDVQHPLRYEYLRSQTASAWRPQESLSVAGAVSLVERVNALRGAPVTASPLHFVMTTGDNTDNNAKSELDWFLKAMSGGRITPNTGDPRRYEGVQDSGLKLYWHPDAALRDADKQLGFPRIHGFLDAAIGELRSPGLNLPWYSTVGNHDALPGGCYAPGDSFFADFAVGGRKLMELPDSAGKAIWDNVKKGGDPKGQAFKDLLKSQARHMRSVTPDESRAPFTPAEYLKAHLDPAHTGPGPHGHGYTQANVDAGTQYYAFRVSDDILGISLDTTDPGGHYEGSVGTAQLHWLERTLKDNEKNGGSHVLVFSHHTSKTMRNLRQDPHHPGEARHGGDELLALLGRHGDVLAWVNGHSHKNDITPHAGPEGRSFWEISTASHVDFPQLARVIEITDNHDGTVSLFTTLIESAAPHRTDFTDLTQTGLAALYRELSFNAPGSRATLSGTPGDRNTELVLRKA
- the pepN gene encoding aminopeptidase N; translation: MPGENLSRDEARERAGLLSVDGYEVQLDLRSAVGETEGEGPRTFRSVTTIRFRATEPGAATFVDLIAPSVNAVTLNGEDLDTAAVFDGTRIALDGLAAENELVVDAQCAYSRTGEGMHRFVDPEDGEVYLYTQYEPADSRRVHANFEQPDLKAPYRFSVQAPEGWTVWSNGVGELADGVWRFAETKPISTYITAIVAGPYHYVTDSYERVFEDGTKLEIPLGAMCRKGLAKHFDADDVFLVTKQGLDFFHDHFDYPYPFGKYDQAFVPEYNLGAMENPGCVTFREEFIFRGKVTQASYERRANVILHEMAHMWFGDLVTMQWWDDLWLKESFADFMGTFSMVEATRFTNGWITFANNRKAWAYRADQLPSTHPVTADIRDLEDAKLNFDGITYAKGASVLKQLVAYAGREAFLEGARRYFKRNAYGNTQLGDLLSVLEETSGRDMATWSRAWLQTAGVNSLTPQVTLSADGHITELAVVQEAAESHPTLRPHRVAVGLYRRDGAGGALVRYARAEVDVDGPRTVVDELAGAEAPELVLVNDDDLTYCKIRFDENSLATLREHLGDITDPLARALCWSALWSLTRDGLMPARDFIGLVLRFAGRESDIGVLQMLHTWANSAVTHYASPEWRAEGSRQLAEGALRELRFAEPASQNQLTWARFFASVASAEADLQLLRGLLEGTAKIDGLDVDQELRWSFVNALASTGEADESVIDAELARDDTASGKRHQVRCLAARPSAAVKAQAWAQVVESDALSNALVEATIAGFQQPAQRELTAPYAERYFAAIERVWEERSIQIGMDVVRGLFPSLQDSQGTLDATDAWLAAHEDSAPALRRLVLEARDDLARALRAQACDAAAGI
- a CDS encoding NUDIX hydrolase produces the protein MHTELRVAAYAVCVRDGQVLLARWVAGDGTRRWTLPGGGMDHGEDPYDTVIRELDEETGYAVEPVTLLGVHSVLRRYPRKLGAVADFHGLRLVYEGRVTGGELRHEVNGSTDMAAWHTLDDVPRLARVELVDAGLELWRDRPTSGHLFPEK